The genomic region TCGAACTCGGCGACGACCTGCACACCGTCGACGTGCACCCCGGGGTGAGCCGGCCAGCCGACTGAGCGCCGCGTCACGCCAGCCGGGTGATCTCCACGACCACGTCGAGATCGGTGGACCCCTCGCCGGAGTAGATGCCCTTCAGCGGCGTGACGTCGGCGTAGTCGCGGCCCACCCCGACGCTGACGTACTGCTCGGTGATCTCCGAGTCGTTGGTCGGGTCGTAGTCCCACCAGCCGCCGGTCCACGCCTGCACCCAGGCGTGGCTCTGCCCGTCGATGGTGTCGCCGATCACCGCCTTGCGCTTCGGGTGCAGATACCCCGACACATAGCGGGCCGGAATTCCCATGGAGCGCAACAGGATCAGGGTCAGGTGCGCGAAGTCCTGGCACACCCCCTTGCCCTCGCGCAGCGCGTCGAGCCCCGACGAGTGCACCCCGGTGGTGCCGGGCACGTAGTCCAGCTCACTGCGCACCCACTGGGCGGCGGCCAGCACCGCCTCC from Mycolicibacterium phlei harbors:
- a CDS encoding transglutaminase family protein, which gives rise to MWRLRVVHSTGYAYKSPVTASFNEARLTPRSDSRQNVILNRVETVPATRSYRYIDYWGTAVTAFDLHAPHTELEVTSSSVVETDSGERPDKEVDWEELASERVIDRFDEVLTATHYTPASKRIARVGKRIARDHSPQEAVLAAAQWVRSELDYVPGTTGVHSSGLDALREGKGVCQDFAHLTLILLRSMGIPARYVSGYLHPKRKAVIGDTIDGQSHAWVQAWTGGWWDYDPTNDSEITEQYVSVGVGRDYADVTPLKGIYSGEGSTDLDVVVEITRLA